A single region of the Candidatus Saccharimonadales bacterium genome encodes:
- a CDS encoding uracil-DNA glycosylase gives MSKADELRQVEADIVANQVCSELASSATQLVFADGSPDSKIVFIGEAPGAKEDAQGKPFVGAAGQFLNEMLESIGLKREQVYITNIVKYRPPGNRDPEPSEIEAFMPYLRRQIDIIKPKLIVFLGRHAMSAILPELKISQVHGQPKRKDGQVYLPLFHPAAALYNGSMRETLMEDFAKIPKILEMIE, from the coding sequence GTGAGTAAGGCGGATGAACTCAGGCAAGTTGAGGCGGATATTGTTGCTAACCAAGTCTGCTCAGAACTCGCCAGCTCCGCCACTCAACTGGTCTTTGCCGATGGTAGCCCTGATTCCAAGATTGTCTTTATCGGCGAGGCGCCCGGGGCCAAAGAAGATGCTCAGGGTAAACCGTTTGTCGGGGCCGCTGGCCAGTTTTTGAACGAAATGCTTGAAAGCATTGGCTTAAAACGAGAGCAGGTTTACATAACGAACATCGTCAAATACCGCCCACCTGGTAATCGCGATCCAGAGCCATCCGAAATCGAAGCTTTTATGCCTTACTTGCGCCGCCAGATTGACATCATCAAACCAAAACTGATCGTATTTTTGGGCCGGCATGCCATGAGCGCCATTCTGCCGGAACTCAAAATCAGCCAGGTTCACGGGCAACCCAAGCGCAAAGACGGCCAGGTTTACCTGCCATTGTTCCACCCAGCGGCAGCTCTCTACAACGGCAGCATGCGCGAAACTTTGATGGAAGATTTTGCCAAGATACCCAAGATCCTCGAAATGATCGAATAA
- a CDS encoding ribonuclease J: MKEDTSNKPQKPNQPKLAAGTSPQSKPSQGSARPTPVKSLGAQKSNGNGRNSRRRQPQRSLMPAVNEVPVNKTVYNGSGGAATKPVANTAKREQALRIIPLGGMGEVGKNMMAIEYGPDIVVIDLGFAFPTEFEPGVDYTIPKTDYLEQHKDKIRGHIITHAHEDHIGAIPYVLPKLPAPIYGARFTLGMIEKKLQEFQLKTQPQYRVLDPDKHEQVQLGAFKVELIRVTHSIPDACAVLIETPVGKIIHTGDWRLDPDPVDGKKMDLDRLNEVAKDGVLLLLSDSTNCEVMGRTPGEKTVEPGLTEVFKRQQGRIIVSAISSNIHRMQSIIDAAVESNRLVAFAGRSMLANVELAVKLGYLRIPAGTVKRLQEMTHMPDEQFLILCTGHQGEINSVLNRMATGDHPHVKIKPGDTVVMSSSIIPGNEVSIVNTVDGLLREGARVYQNIHRDLDGCGPLHVSGHASRDDLAEMIQIVKPKYFVPEHGEFHHLMRHAELAVQNGVAKDNIFVLDNGDVLEITATKAAKAQRVPSGIIMIDGSGIGDVEGVVLRDRLSMANEGVFVVVATVSRSTGKLVSSPDIISRGFVYMKENEELINAARAEVRKAFERRGSGPVDWAKFKLDLRDTVADLLYQKTKRNPMVLPVVNEV, from the coding sequence ATGAAAGAAGACACATCAAATAAACCTCAGAAACCCAACCAGCCCAAATTGGCTGCGGGGACATCTCCACAATCAAAACCATCCCAGGGTTCGGCTCGACCAACGCCGGTTAAAAGCCTTGGCGCTCAAAAGTCGAATGGCAATGGTCGTAACTCTAGACGGCGTCAGCCCCAGCGCTCGCTGATGCCAGCTGTAAATGAGGTGCCGGTCAACAAAACCGTCTACAACGGCAGTGGGGGAGCGGCCACCAAACCAGTAGCAAACACTGCTAAACGGGAGCAAGCGCTGCGGATCATTCCATTGGGCGGTATGGGTGAGGTGGGCAAAAACATGATGGCGATCGAATACGGCCCGGATATCGTCGTCATCGACTTGGGCTTTGCCTTCCCAACCGAATTCGAGCCGGGGGTTGATTACACCATCCCTAAAACTGACTATCTCGAGCAGCATAAGGATAAGATCCGCGGCCACATCATCACGCACGCCCACGAGGACCACATTGGCGCCATTCCTTATGTGTTACCGAAGTTGCCGGCACCAATCTACGGCGCGCGCTTTACCCTTGGCATGATCGAAAAGAAACTCCAGGAGTTTCAACTCAAAACTCAACCTCAATATCGAGTGCTTGATCCCGATAAGCACGAACAGGTCCAATTGGGTGCCTTCAAAGTTGAGCTCATTCGGGTGACACACTCTATCCCAGATGCTTGCGCTGTATTGATCGAAACACCCGTTGGTAAGATCATCCACACCGGCGATTGGCGCCTAGACCCCGATCCGGTTGATGGCAAAAAGATGGACCTCGATCGCTTAAATGAGGTGGCCAAAGACGGCGTCTTATTGCTACTAAGCGATAGTACCAACTGTGAGGTCATGGGCCGGACACCCGGAGAAAAAACTGTCGAACCGGGTTTGACTGAGGTCTTTAAACGCCAGCAGGGCCGCATCATTGTTTCGGCCATATCTAGCAATATTCACCGTATGCAGAGCATCATCGATGCCGCCGTCGAATCAAATCGATTGGTGGCCTTTGCCGGCCGCAGCATGCTAGCTAATGTGGAATTGGCGGTAAAGCTGGGCTATTTGCGGATTCCGGCTGGCACCGTCAAACGATTGCAAGAGATGACCCACATGCCAGATGAGCAGTTCCTGATCCTATGCACGGGCCACCAGGGCGAAATCAATTCCGTCCTCAACCGCATGGCCACGGGCGACCATCCGCACGTTAAGATCAAGCCGGGTGATACGGTGGTGATGAGTTCCAGTATCATCCCGGGCAACGAAGTCTCGATCGTCAATACAGTCGACGGTTTGCTGCGCGAAGGCGCGCGGGTTTACCAGAACATTCATCGCGACCTGGATGGCTGCGGACCGCTGCATGTCTCCGGTCACGCATCGCGCGATGATCTGGCCGAAATGATCCAGATTGTAAAGCCAAAGTACTTTGTGCCCGAACACGGCGAATTCCATCATCTAATGCGCCATGCCGAGCTAGCCGTTCAAAATGGAGTAGCTAAAGACAACATCTTTGTGCTTGATAACGGTGACGTTCTGGAAATCACTGCCACTAAAGCCGCCAAGGCCCAACGAGTGCCGTCTGGCATCATCATGATCGATGGCTCCGGGATCGGCGACGTCGAGGGAGTTGTACTACGCGATCGTTTGAGTATGGCCAACGAAGGCGTATTTGTGGTGGTGGCCACAGTCAGCCGCTCAACCGGCAAGCTAGTTTCGAGCCCGGACATCATCAGTCGTGGCTTTGTCTATATGAAGGAAAACGAAGAACTCATCAACGCCGCTCGGGCCGAGGTGCGCAAGGCCTTTGAGCGCCGTGGCAGCGGGCCAGTTGATTGGGCCAAGTTCAAGCTTGATCTGCGCGACACCGTAGCCGACCTACTCTACCAAAAGACCAAGCGCAATCCGATGGTGCTGCCAGTAGTGAATGAGGTTTAG